In Chelonia mydas isolate rCheMyd1 chromosome 19, rCheMyd1.pri.v2, whole genome shotgun sequence, the following are encoded in one genomic region:
- the SFN gene encoding 14-3-3 protein sigma: protein MARNHQVQKAKLAEQAERYEDMADFMKAVVEHGDELSNEERNLLSVAYKNVVGCQRSAWRVISSIEHKTEEGDDKAQLVNEYREKVEGELKDVCNVVLGLLDKYLIKKASDAESKVFYLKMKGDYFRYLAEVATGDERKDTIENAQKAYQEAMDISKKEMQPTNPIRLGLALNFSVFHYEIANTPEQAIALAKTTFDEAMGDLHTLSEDSYKDSTLIMQLLRDNLTLWTAECAGEDAGEAGEEPKN, encoded by the coding sequence ATGGCAAGAAACCACCAGGTGCAAAAAGCCAAGCTGGCCGAGCAGGCCGAGCGTTACGAGGACATGGCTGATTTCATGAAGGCAGTGGTGGAGCACGGGGATGAGCTCTCCAATGAGGAGCGCAACCTCCTCTCTGTTGCCTATAAGAACGTGGTGGGATGCCAGAGGTCCGCCTGGAGGGTCATCTCCAGCATCGAACACAAGACTGAGGAGGGCGATGACAAAGCGCAGCTGGTGAACGAGTACCGGGAGAAGGTGGAGGGGGAGCTGAAGGACGTCTGCAACGTTGTCCTGGGGCTGCTGGACAAGTATCTCATTAAGAAAGCCAGTGACGCAGAGAGCAAAGTCTTCTACCTGAAGATGAAGGGTGACTACTTCCGATACCTGGCCGAGGTAGCCACTGGGGATGAGCGCAAGGACACCATAGAAAATGCTCAGAAAGCTTACCAGGAAGCAATGGATATCAGCAAGAAGGAGATGCAGCCCACGAACCCCATCCGCCTGGGGCTCGCCCTCAACTTCTCCGTCTTCCACTACGAGATCGCCAACACCCCAGAGCAGGCCATCGCGCTGGCCAAAACCACGTTTGATGAAGCCATGGGAGACCTGCACACGCTCAGTGAAGACTCGTACAAGGACAGCACCCTCATCATGCAGCTGCTCAGGGACAACCTTACGTTATGGACGGCAGAGTGCGCGGGAGAAGACGCTGGAGAAGCCGGGGAAGAGCCTAAGAACTGA